The following proteins come from a genomic window of Populus nigra chromosome 6, ddPopNigr1.1, whole genome shotgun sequence:
- the LOC133695860 gene encoding probable inorganic phosphate transporter 1-3 → MARDQLVVLNALDVAKTQWYHFTAIVIAGMGFFTDAYDLFCISLVTKLLGRIYYTKPGAPKPGTLPPNVAAAVNGVALCGTLAGQLFFGWLGDKLGRKKVYGITLILMVICSLASGLSFGSSANGIMTTLCFFRFWLGFGIGGDYPLSATIMSEYANKKTRGAFIAAVFAMQGFGILAGGIVALIVSAAFDHRFKAPSYHENPAASLAPQADYIWRIILMFGAVPAGLTFYWRMKMPETARYTALVAKNAKQAASDMSKVLNVEIEVEEEKVQRLAQEPVNSFGLFSKEFAKRHGLHLLGTTSTWFLLDIAFYSQNLFQKDIFSAINWIPPAATMNAIHEVFQIAKAQTLIALCSTVPGYWFTVALIDHLGRFFIQMMGFFFMTVFMFAIAIPYHHWTLKPNRIGFVAMYSLTFFFANFGPNATTFVVPAEIFPARLRSTCHGISAAAGKAGAIIGAFGFLYAAQNTDPTKTDAGYPPGIGVRWSLIVLGIINFIGMLFTLLVPEAKGKSLEEVSGENADENDGEKQAASARTASV, encoded by the coding sequence ATGGCAAGGGACCAATTGGTAGTCCTTAATGCACTCGATGTTGCAAAGACTCAATGGTACCATTTCACAGCAATCGTGATTGCCGGAATGGGATTTTTCACAGATGCCTATGATCTTTTCTGCATCTCCCTGGTTACCAAATTGCTTGGTCGCATATACTACACCAAGCCAGGCGCACCAAAGCCAGGCACATTACCTCCTAATGTAGCAGCAGCTGTTAATGGTGTCGCCCTTTGTGGCACTTTAGCTGGTCAGCTATTCTTTGGTTGGCTTGGTGACAAATTGGGACGCAAGAAAGTCTATGGGATAACTCTGATTCTCATGGTTATTTGCTCTCTAGCATCTGGTCTATCCTTTGGAAGCTCTGCTAACGGAATCATGACCACTCTTTGTTTCTTTAGGTTCTGGCTTGGTTTTGGCATTGGTGGCGATTATCCTTTGTCAGCCACTATCATGTCTGAATATGCAAACAAGAAGACTCGTGGAGCATTTATTGCAGCAGTGTTTGCAATGCAAGGATTTGGGATTTTGGCTGGTGGGATTGTGGCTCTTATTGTGTCAGCTGCATTTGATCATAGATTCAAGGCCCCATCATACCATGAGAATCCGGCAGCCTCACTTGCTCCTCAAGCTGACTATATTTGGCGTATAATCTTGATGTTTGGTGCCGTCCCTGCTGGGCTTACATTCTATTGGCGTATGAAAATGCCTGAAACCGCACGTTACACTGCACTCGTTGCCAAAAACGCAAAACAAGCAGCGTCAGATATGTCTAAGGTGTTGAACGTGGAAATTGAAGTAGAGGAAGAGAAGGTACAGAGGTTGGCCCAAGAACCTGTCAATTCCTTTGGCTTGTTCTCGAAGGAATTTGCCAAGAGACATGGTCTTCATTTGCTAGGAACCACTTCCACGTGGTTCTTGTTGGACATTGCATTCTACAGCCAAAATCTTTTCCAGAAGGATATCTTCTCTGCAATCAATTGGATTCCTCCAGCAGCAACCATGAATGCGATTCACGAGGTTTTTCAAATTGCAAAGGCTCAAACTCTTATAGCACTCTGCAGTACCGTGCCGGGATATTGGTTTACAGTGGCACTCATTGACCATTTGGGGAGGTTCTTTATCCAAATGATGGGTTTCTTCTTCATGACAGTTTTTATGTTTGCCATTGCTATCCCTTACCATCACTGGACCTTGAAACCAAATAGAATTGGGTTTGTAGCCATGTACTCATTGACCTTTTTTTTCGCCAATTTTGGACCCAACGCCACCACATTTGTTGTCCCAGCAGAGATTTTCCCTGCAAGGCTAAGATCAACTTGTCACGGTATATCAGCAGCAGCAGGAAAGGCAGGTGCTATAATAGGTGCATTTGGTTTCCTTTATGCTGCACAAAACACAGACCCAACGAAGACTGACGCAGGTTACCCTCCTGGTATTGGAGTCAGATGGTCTCTAATTGTGCTCGGTATTATTAACTTCATTGGAATGTTATTTACTCTATTGGTTCCCGAAGCAAAGGGTAAATCACTTGAAGAGGTGTCTGGGGAGAACGCTGATGAAAATGATGGGGAGAAGCAGGCTGCTTCAGCTAGGACGGCTTCAGTGTGA
- the LOC133697515 gene encoding inorganic phosphate transporter 1-4-like — MAREQLQVLNALDVAKTQWYHFTAIVIAGMGFFTDAYDLFCISLVTKLLGRIYYYQPGSDTPGALPSNVSSAVNGVAFCGTLSGQLFFGWLGDKMGRKRVYGMTLMIMVICSIASGLSFGKNPTAVMSTLCFFRFWLGFGIGGDYPLSATIMSEYANKKTRGAFIAAVFAMQGFGILAGGMVAIIISATFKAQFPAPAFEVDPAGSTVPQADYAWRIIVMFGAIPAALTYYWRMKMPETARYTALVAKNAKQAASDMAKVLEVELESEQEKIEKMSQEKGNDFGLFSTQFARRHGLHLLGTTTTWFLLDIAFYSQNLFQKDIFSAIGWIPKPKTMNALEEVFKIARAQTLIALCSTVPGYWFTVAFIDKIGRFAIQLMGFFFMTVFMFALAIPYHHWTLPDHRIGFVVMYSLTFFFANFGPNATTFVVPAEIFPARLRSTCHGISAASGKAGAIVGAFGFLYAADGIGVRKTLIVLGVINFLGMIFTFLVPESKGKSLEEMSGEVEQENGSTAESRQTVPV; from the coding sequence ATGGCAAGGGAACAATTGCAGGTGCTTAATGCACTTGATGTGGCCAAAACACAATGGTACCATTTCACAGCAATAGTGATTGCTGGCATGGGATTCTTCACTGATGCATACGATCTTTTTTGCATCTCCCTTGTGACCAAATTGCTGGGTCGGATATATTACTACCAGCCAGGTTCTGATACTCCGGGAGCTTTACCTTCAAATGTGTCATCAGCTGTTAATGGTGTTGCTTTCTGTGGTACCCTTTCTGGTCAGCTCTTCTTTGGCTGGCTTGGTGACAAAATGGGCAGAAAACGTGTCTATGGTATGACGTTGATGATCATGGTCATTTGCTCCATTGCTTCTGGCCTCTCTTTTGGCAAAAATCCTACCGCTGTTATGTCTACTCTTTGCTTCTTTCGCTTCTGGcttggatttggcattggtGGTGACTACCCACTTTCTGCTACAATCATGTCTGAGTATGCTAATAAAAAGACTCGCGGTGCTTTCATTGCTGCTGTTTTTGCCATGCAAGGTTTTGGAATCTTGGCTGGGGGTATGGTCGCTATTATAATTTCTGCGACTTTTAAGGCCCAGTTTCCTGCCCCAGCTTTTGAAGTTGATCCAGCTGGCTCGACTGTGCCTCAAGCTGATTATGCTTGGCGGATTATTGTGATGTTTGGTGCAATTCCAGCTGCTCTTACTTATTACTGGCGAATGAAGATGCCTGAAACTGCGCGTTACACCGCCCTGGTTGCGAAGAATGCTAAACAGGCTGCGTCTGACATGGCAAAAGTGCTTGAGGTTGAGTTGGAGTCAGAACAAGAGAAAATTGAGAAGATGTCACAGGAAAAGGGGAATGATTTTGGTCTTTTCTCTACACAATTTGCTCGTCGACATGGACTCCACTTGCTTGGAACCACTACCACTTGGTTCTTGTTAGACATCGCATTCTACAGCCAGAATCTGTTTCAAAAGGACATTTTCAGTGCTATTGGGTGGATTCCTAAGCCCAAAACTATGAACGCCCTTGAAGAGGTCTTTAAAATTGCTAGAGCACAGACTCTAATTGCTCTTTGCAGCACGGTTCCAGGTTATTGGTTTACTGTTGCATTTATTGACAAGATTGGCAGGTTTGCAATTCAATTGATGGGATTCTTCTTCATGACAGTATTCATGTTTGCCTTGGCTATCCCTTACCATCATTGGACTCTGCCCGACCACCGAATTGGCTTCGTTGTGATGTATTCACTCACTTTCTTCTTTGCCAATTTTGGTCCCAATGCCACCACATTTGTTGTTCCTGCAGAGATATTCCCAGCGAGATTGAGGTCCACTTGCCATGGTATATCAGCTGCATCGGGCAAAGCAGGGGCAATTGTGGGTGCATTCGGGTTCTTGTATGCTGCAGATGGTATCGGAGTGAGGAAGACTCTTATAGTTCTGGGTGTAATAAATTTCCTGGGAATGATTTTTACTTTCTTAGTACCTGAATCGAAGGGAAAATCACTCGAGGAAATGTCTGGTGAAGTTGAGCAAGAAAACGGATCCACGGCTGAGTCTAGGCAAACCGTTCCAGTTTAG